One Rhinoderma darwinii isolate aRhiDar2 chromosome 6, aRhiDar2.hap1, whole genome shotgun sequence DNA window includes the following coding sequences:
- the HACD2 gene encoding very-long-chain (3R)-3-hydroxyacyl-CoA dehydratase 2, whose product MASPPSGSSRPMDNGSQRKRRGPGAFATAYLVIYNVIMTAGWLVIAVGLVRTYLAKGSYHNLYYSIERPLKFFQTGALLEIVHCALGIVPSSVVLTAFQVLSRVFLTWAVTHSVREVQNEDSVLLFVVAWTVTEIIRYSFYTFSLLNHLPYIIKWARYTLFIVLYPMGVAGELLTIYAALPSIQRTGLYSISLPNKYNFSFDYYTFLLLVMVSYIPIFPQLYFHMIHQRRKVLHVERKKSD is encoded by the exons ATGGCGAGTCCTCCTTCTGGGAGCAGCAGGCCTATGGATAATGGCAGCCAGAGGAAGAGGAGGGGCCCTGGAGCCTTTGCCACCGCTTATCTGGTCATTTACAATGTCATTATGACAGCCGG GTGGCTGGTCATAGCGGTCGGTTTGGTGCGCACGTATCTCGCCAAGGGGAGTTACCACAACCTCTACTATTCCATCGAGCGGCCCCTGAAGTTCTTCCAGACGGGAGCGCTGCTGGAG ATTGTACATTGTGCGTTGG GAATTGTGCCGTCCTCGGTGGTTCTCACAGCGTTTCAGGTTTTGTCTCGTGTTTTCCTGACCTGGGCCGTCACACACAGCGTGCGAGAG GTTCAGAACGAGGACTCCGTCCTGCTGTTTGTTGTTGCCTGGACAGTCACTGAAATTATCCGCTACTCGTTTTATACCTTCAGTCTCCTAAACCATCTGCCGTACATCATCAAGTGGGCCAG GTACACCCTCttcattgtcttataccccatggGGGTAGCGGGAGAATTGCTGACCATCTATGCTGCGCTGCCGTCCATCCAGCGGACCGGGTTATACTCCATCAGCCTGCCCAACAAGTACAACTTCTCGTTTGATTACTACACCTTCCTCCTCCTCGTCATGGTCTCCTACATCCCCA TTTTCCCGCAGTTGTACTTCCACATGATTCATCAGCGGAGGAAAGTTCTTCACGTGGAGCGCAAGAAATCCGATTAA